One region of Alosa sapidissima isolate fAloSap1 chromosome 1, fAloSap1.pri, whole genome shotgun sequence genomic DNA includes:
- the hpgd gene encoding 15-hydroxyprostaglandin dehydrogenase [NAD(+)]: protein MALCEKVALVTGGAQGIGKAVAEALLKNKVKVAVVDLNHLVGEKCKKDLDQEFGKENSIFIQCDVTQREKLQGAFESTVQHFGRLDIVINNAGINNEKNWEKTIEVNLTSVIQGTYLALDHMSKEHGKEGGVIINVSSMAAFLHSPHQPVYTATKYGVIGFSRAMADAAIVGNYGVRINVVCPAFVDTTLLQTIEQEDNMGKYVKYKDEIKQRMDTFGVLKPALIAEGMLKIIMDSNLNGAVMKITCSKGIHYHTYEPASA from the exons ATGGCTCTGTGTGAGAAAGTGGCACTAGTCACCGGTGGAGCTCAAGGAATCGGTAAAGCCGTGGCAGAAGCGTTACTCAAGAATAAAGTTAAG GTCGCAGTGGTGGATCTTAACCATTTAGTTGGAGAAAAGTGCAAGAAAGATCTCGATCAAGAATTTGGAAAAGAGAACAGTATTTTTATCCAGTGTGATGTGACACAACGAGAGAAACTTCAAG GTGCCTTTGAGAGTACCGTGCAGCACTTTGGAAGACTGGATATTGTAATTAACAATGCTGGCATCAACAATGAAAAGAACTGGGAAAAGACAATTGAGGTCAATTTG ACGTCAGTCATCCAGGGCACATACCTTGCTTTGGATCACATGAGCAAAGAACATGGCAAGGAAGGAGGCGTCATTATCAATGTCTCATCCATGGCAG CTTTTCTACATTCCCCACACCAGCCAGTGTACACAGCAACCAAATATGGAGTGATTGGGTTCTCTCGAGCAATGGCA GACGCAGCTATTGTTGGAAATTATGGCGTAAGGATCAACGTGGTGTGCCCTGCCTTTGTGGACACTACCCTTCTCCAAACAATTGAGCAAGAAGACAACATGGGCAAATATGTCAAGTACAAGGACGAAATCAAGCAGAGAATGGACACATTCGGAGTGCTCAA accAGCACTGATTGCAGAAGGCATGCTAAAGATTATCATGGACAGCAATCTAAATGGAGCCGTGATGAAGATCACCTGTTCCAAAGGCATTCACTATCACACCTATGAGCCTGCTTCTGCCTGA